A genomic region of Mesorhizobium sp. NZP2077 contains the following coding sequences:
- a CDS encoding LysR substrate-binding domain-containing protein translates to MRYVQLRAFHQVAISGGFSRAAEALFLTQPAISDQVRKLEEEYDVLLFNRNKKQVTLTHSGQKLLEITHRMFDTEQQALELLTESRALRSGTLRIVADAAHHLLHILGSFRARYPGVQVSVRAGNTETVISSLYSYDADIGVLGEVPTGRDFEVLKLNSTPIIAFASIDHPLAGKKSLTLKQLSQESLVMRERGSKTRQKLEDLAAASKIELRPVIEAEGREAVREIVASGAGIGFVSAAEFGQDSRLVPITIDAPETLMDEALICLRERSGGKLVRAFLDMARSMSVD, encoded by the coding sequence ATGCGCTACGTCCAGCTTCGGGCCTTTCATCAGGTGGCCATATCAGGCGGGTTTTCGCGGGCGGCCGAGGCGCTGTTCCTAACCCAGCCGGCCATATCGGACCAAGTGCGCAAGCTCGAGGAAGAGTACGATGTGCTGCTGTTCAACCGCAACAAGAAGCAGGTCACGCTGACCCATTCGGGCCAGAAGCTGCTCGAGATAACCCACCGCATGTTCGACACCGAGCAGCAGGCGCTCGAACTTCTGACGGAGTCGCGCGCGCTGCGTTCCGGCACGCTCCGGATCGTCGCCGATGCCGCGCACCATCTGCTGCACATTCTTGGCAGCTTCCGGGCTCGCTATCCCGGCGTCCAAGTCTCGGTGCGCGCGGGCAACACCGAGACGGTGATCAGCAGCCTTTACAGCTATGACGCCGATATCGGCGTCCTGGGTGAGGTGCCGACCGGGCGCGATTTCGAGGTGTTGAAACTGAACTCCACCCCGATCATCGCTTTCGCCTCCATCGATCATCCCCTGGCGGGCAAGAAATCGCTGACGCTCAAGCAGCTCTCGCAGGAATCGCTGGTCATGCGCGAGCGTGGCTCGAAGACGCGCCAGAAGCTCGAAGACCTCGCGGCTGCTTCGAAGATCGAGCTGCGACCCGTGATCGAGGCCGAAGGCCGCGAAGCGGTCCGCGAGATCGTCGCCTCGGGCGCCGGCATCGGCTTTGTCTCGGCGGCCGAATTCGGCCAGGATTCGCGCCTGGTGCCGATCACCATCGACGCGCCTGAAACCTTGATGGACGAAGCGCTGATCTGCCTGCGCGAACGCAGCGGCGGCAAGCTCGTGCGTGCCTTCCTCGACATGGCAAGATCGATGTCGGTGGATTAG
- a CDS encoding FAD-dependent oxidoreductase — translation MAHEFPTQARVVIVGGGIVGCSVAYHLTKLGWTDVVLLEQGQLSGGTTWHAAGLVGQLRSHSNMTSLIRYSTQLYSELEAETGLATGWKNCGSLSVARTADRMTVLKRTAASARAQGVEIDVISAKEAGDLWPVMATDHLVGAVWLPGDGKANPTDLTQSLAKGARNGGAKIFERVKVTGISVKNGVACGVETDRGDISAEIVVNCAGQWARKVGLMCGVSVPLHSAEHMYIVTGRIEGVYPDLPVMRDPDGFIYFKEEVGGLVMGGFEPHAKPWAMNGIPENFEFALLPDDWDQFEILMENALVRVPQLAEAEVKKFYNGPESFTPDNNFLLGEAPELKNFYVGAGFNSMGIASAGGAGRALAEWIVNSAPTMDLWPVDIRRFASFNNNPRWLHDRVKETLGLHYAMPWPNRELDTARPFRRSPLYDRLAAKGACFGSKMGWERANWFAEPGEKAENDYAFGRQNWHEAVRREMKATREAVAIFDQTSFAKLLVQGRDACAVLNRICAGNVDVPVGTSVYTGVLNPRGGYESDLTVMRLGAEKFLIVTGSAQAVHDADWIVKNIPADAHAILTDVTSSYAVLALMGPRSRDLLGKLSSADLSNAGFPFATIREIDIGYATAYANRMTYVGELGWELIVPTEFAVGVYEALHDAGREFGLTDAGYYALDALRIEKGFRAWGRELTPDIDPWQAGLGFAVAMDKPDGFIGHDALVKAKPSAAAAKRVVLFTLDDAEPMLWGGELILRQGKPVGEVRSAAYGHTLGRSVALGLVENEAGVDAAFLNGGRFEIDLAGIRHAATVHLRSPYDPKSERVKADVVEMRAAA, via the coding sequence ATGGCACATGAATTTCCCACCCAGGCCCGTGTTGTCATTGTTGGCGGCGGCATCGTCGGCTGCTCTGTCGCCTATCACCTGACCAAGCTCGGTTGGACCGATGTGGTGCTGCTCGAGCAGGGACAGCTCAGTGGTGGCACCACCTGGCACGCCGCCGGCCTGGTCGGCCAGTTGCGCAGCCATTCCAACATGACCAGCCTGATCCGATATTCGACGCAGCTCTACAGCGAGTTGGAGGCCGAGACTGGGCTCGCCACCGGCTGGAAGAATTGCGGCTCGCTGTCGGTGGCGCGCACCGCCGACCGCATGACCGTGCTGAAGCGCACGGCCGCGTCGGCGCGTGCGCAGGGCGTGGAGATCGATGTGATTTCGGCGAAGGAAGCCGGCGACCTCTGGCCAGTCATGGCGACCGACCACCTGGTCGGCGCGGTCTGGTTGCCGGGAGACGGCAAGGCCAACCCGACCGACTTGACGCAATCTCTGGCGAAGGGCGCGCGCAATGGCGGTGCGAAAATTTTCGAGCGGGTCAAGGTCACCGGCATCAGCGTCAAAAACGGCGTCGCCTGCGGTGTCGAGACGGACCGTGGCGACATATCAGCCGAGATCGTCGTCAACTGCGCCGGCCAATGGGCGCGCAAGGTCGGGCTGATGTGCGGCGTCTCGGTGCCGCTGCATTCGGCCGAGCACATGTACATCGTCACCGGCAGGATCGAGGGTGTCTATCCGGACCTGCCCGTGATGCGCGACCCCGACGGCTTCATCTACTTCAAGGAAGAGGTCGGCGGCCTGGTCATGGGCGGCTTCGAGCCGCATGCCAAGCCGTGGGCAATGAACGGCATTCCGGAAAATTTCGAGTTCGCGCTGCTGCCGGACGATTGGGACCAGTTCGAGATCCTGATGGAAAACGCGCTGGTCCGCGTGCCGCAACTGGCCGAAGCCGAGGTCAAGAAATTCTACAACGGTCCCGAGAGCTTCACGCCGGACAACAATTTTCTCCTGGGCGAGGCGCCGGAGCTGAAGAATTTCTATGTCGGCGCCGGCTTCAACTCGATGGGCATAGCCAGCGCCGGCGGTGCGGGCAGGGCGCTGGCCGAATGGATCGTCAACAGCGCGCCGACCATGGATCTTTGGCCGGTCGACATCAGGCGTTTCGCTTCGTTCAACAACAATCCGCGCTGGCTACATGATCGGGTTAAGGAGACGCTCGGCCTGCACTACGCCATGCCGTGGCCGAACCGCGAACTGGACACGGCACGGCCCTTCCGCCGCTCGCCGCTCTACGACCGGCTTGCCGCCAAGGGTGCCTGCTTTGGTTCAAAAATGGGCTGGGAGCGAGCCAACTGGTTTGCCGAACCGGGCGAGAAGGCGGAGAACGACTACGCCTTCGGCCGCCAGAACTGGCACGAGGCAGTCAGGCGTGAAATGAAGGCGACGCGTGAAGCCGTCGCCATCTTCGACCAGACCTCCTTCGCAAAACTTCTTGTCCAGGGCCGCGACGCCTGCGCCGTGCTCAACCGGATCTGCGCGGGCAATGTCGATGTGCCGGTCGGCACCTCGGTCTACACAGGTGTGCTCAACCCGCGTGGCGGCTATGAAAGCGATCTCACCGTGATGCGGCTTGGAGCGGAAAAATTCCTCATCGTCACCGGCTCTGCGCAAGCGGTTCACGATGCCGACTGGATCGTGAAGAATATCCCGGCCGATGCCCATGCCATCCTCACCGACGTCACCTCGTCCTATGCGGTTCTGGCTCTGATGGGGCCGCGTTCGCGCGATCTCTTAGGCAAACTGTCCTCGGCGGATCTTTCCAACGCCGGCTTCCCCTTCGCGACCATCCGCGAGATCGATATCGGCTATGCCACAGCTTACGCCAACCGCATGACCTATGTCGGCGAGCTCGGCTGGGAACTGATCGTGCCGACCGAATTCGCGGTGGGTGTTTACGAAGCGCTGCATGACGCCGGCCGTGAATTCGGTCTGACCGACGCCGGCTACTACGCGCTCGATGCCTTGCGCATCGAAAAGGGTTTTCGCGCGTGGGGCCGCGAGCTCACGCCCGATATCGACCCCTGGCAGGCCGGGCTTGGCTTTGCCGTAGCCATGGACAAGCCGGACGGCTTCATCGGCCACGATGCGCTGGTCAAGGCAAAGCCATCGGCGGCGGCGGCAAAGCGCGTCGTGCTGTTCACCCTCGACGACGCGGAGCCGATGCTGTGGGGCGGCGAACTGATCCTGCGTCAAGGCAAACCGGTGGGCGAGGTTCGCTCGGCTGCCTACGGCCACACGCTTGGCCGCTCGGTCGCGCTCGGGCTGGTCGAAAACGAGGCCGGTGTCGATGCCGCGTTCCTCAACGGCGGCCGTTTCGAGATCGACCTCGCCGGCATTCGCCATGCCGCGACAGTGCATCTGCGCAGCCCCTACGATCCGAAGTCGGAGCGGGTGAAGGCGGATGTGGTGGAGATGAGGGCGGCGGCCTAA
- a CDS encoding DeoR/GlpR family DNA-binding transcription regulator: protein MSPVSRLPARALAPRRHDEILRRLSAQGSVSVAELAEFFDVSRETIRRDLKLLSDQGRLGIVHGGAARFEPSEPAMSLRSQENAGGKAAIGKAAAGLVRDGMVVFLDSGTTTLAVAQALAGLRDLTICTASLKIALHLCHVPGMRVHMLGGEIDPGEEAASGIDTLDAMARFRVDIAFLGGGALSPDGEVTDFTRAGAEQRGRMIALAGKAYFVLDSSKFGKLTPLRIPNFNRAAGVIVDASPEPALAEALSQKGPELIVASLM, encoded by the coding sequence ATGTCTCCCGTCAGTCGCCTGCCGGCACGCGCGCTTGCCCCGCGCCGCCACGATGAGATCCTGAGGCGGCTCAGCGCCCAGGGTTCCGTCAGTGTCGCCGAGCTGGCCGAGTTCTTCGATGTTTCGCGCGAAACCATCCGTCGTGACCTGAAGCTGCTTTCGGACCAGGGCAGGCTGGGCATCGTGCATGGTGGTGCTGCCCGCTTCGAACCGAGCGAACCGGCGATGAGCCTGCGCAGCCAGGAAAATGCCGGAGGCAAGGCGGCGATCGGCAAAGCCGCCGCCGGCCTGGTCAGGGATGGAATGGTGGTCTTTCTCGATTCCGGCACCACCACTTTGGCCGTCGCGCAGGCCCTGGCCGGACTGCGCGATCTCACCATCTGCACGGCCAGCCTGAAGATTGCGCTGCATCTTTGCCATGTCCCCGGCATGCGCGTGCACATGCTGGGCGGCGAAATCGATCCGGGCGAGGAGGCGGCTTCCGGCATCGACACGCTCGACGCCATGGCCCGCTTTCGCGTCGACATCGCCTTTCTCGGTGGCGGCGCCCTATCCCCCGACGGTGAGGTCACGGACTTCACCCGCGCCGGCGCCGAGCAGCGCGGCCGCATGATCGCGCTCGCCGGGAAGGCCTATTTCGTGCTCGACAGCAGCAAGTTCGGCAAGCTGACGCCGCTCCGCATTCCAAACTTCAACCGCGCTGCCGGCGTAATTGTCGACGCCAGTCCCGAACCCGCCCTTGCCGAGGCGCTTTCGCAAAAGGGGCCTGAACTCATCGTTGCGAGCTTGATGTGA
- a CDS encoding GntR family transcriptional regulator, with protein sequence MRGFAESLIERPQTVAERVANVLREAIASGTLKAGTALRQDELAEQFGFSRMPIRDALRQLEAEGIVSIHPTKGAHVARMDGAEISEIYAVRELLECEALRLSVATLSDGKLDEAEQALDQIDAERNVGRWGALNRTFHLSLYHACGNQRLLSLIEAHHNAADRYVRILLSNLDYRNRSQSEHRDLLAACRQRDVKKAVIVLRRHLREGSETLVNAIERGGLSRKP encoded by the coding sequence TTGCGCGGATTTGCGGAAAGCCTGATCGAGAGACCGCAGACGGTGGCGGAGCGGGTCGCCAACGTCCTGCGCGAGGCCATTGCCAGCGGGACACTAAAGGCCGGCACTGCTCTCCGCCAGGACGAACTGGCCGAGCAGTTCGGCTTCAGTCGCATGCCGATCCGTGACGCGCTTCGCCAGTTGGAAGCCGAGGGCATCGTGTCCATCCACCCGACCAAAGGCGCGCATGTCGCCCGGATGGACGGCGCCGAAATCAGCGAAATCTACGCGGTGCGCGAATTGCTCGAATGCGAAGCGCTGCGGCTGTCCGTGGCCACCCTCTCCGATGGCAAGCTCGATGAGGCCGAACAGGCGCTCGACCAGATCGACGCTGAGCGCAATGTCGGCCGCTGGGGTGCGCTGAACCGCACCTTTCATCTTTCGCTCTACCATGCCTGCGGCAACCAGCGGCTGCTCAGCCTGATCGAGGCGCATCACAACGCGGCCGATCGGTATGTCCGCATCCTCTTGTCGAACCTCGACTATCGCAACCGCTCGCAGAGCGAGCACCGCGACCTACTGGCCGCCTGCCGCCAGCGCGACGTCAAGAAGGCAGTGATCGTTCTGCGGCGGCATCTTCGCGAAGGCAGCGAGACGCTCGTCAATGCGATCGAGCGCGGCGGCCTGTCGCGGAAGCCCTAA
- the hutH gene encoding histidine ammonia-lyase yields MTGRMILLDAKPLGVADVAEIARRNAWLMLGEEAMHRIRASRALIEHLTGLGKPMYGVTTGLGACVDTPLAQADLIAFQHSVPLSHSMGIGPALPTEAVRAMMTARISGMAAGGTGTSERVVMGLVAALNAGVHPVIPTWGSIGAADLAHLGHMARSLRGDGEAEFLGRIMPSAEALALAGLEPLDLREKDGHAIIVANSLSTGTACLCLEDVAHLINWALAAVALNYEAFRSSLTAIDEDALAARPAFGQREIGARLRTELAGSGLWKDKAARRLQDPLSYRCVPQVWGGLLHAFEQARLATEIELTHSGDNPVILAEGERVISNGNFDLTAMTLAFEQLGQALAHCAVGTANRCMKLMSPTIADLPRFLSARGGSRQGYAELQKPLSALEAEIRHLANPMSLSPLAVSDGIEDQSSMAPRVVAKTAEIIERMRYLVAMELIFAATGVELRGVVDSMGEGPRRTFAAVRALVSPLDDDREMSTDMTRMARIVAGPRY; encoded by the coding sequence ATGACAGGCCGAATGATACTGCTCGATGCCAAGCCGCTCGGCGTGGCTGACGTCGCCGAGATCGCACGGCGCAACGCCTGGCTTATGCTGGGCGAAGAAGCGATGCACCGCATCCGGGCAAGCCGCGCCCTCATCGAGCATCTCACTGGACTCGGCAAACCGATGTACGGCGTCACCACGGGCCTCGGCGCCTGCGTCGACACGCCGCTCGCGCAGGCCGACCTGATCGCCTTCCAGCACAGCGTGCCGCTCAGCCACAGCATGGGCATCGGCCCCGCCCTGCCGACCGAGGCAGTGCGGGCAATGATGACCGCGCGCATCTCGGGCATGGCTGCCGGCGGCACCGGCACCTCCGAACGCGTGGTCATGGGCCTGGTGGCCGCGCTCAACGCCGGCGTCCATCCGGTGATCCCGACCTGGGGATCGATCGGCGCGGCGGACCTTGCCCATCTCGGCCATATGGCAAGGTCGCTGCGCGGCGATGGCGAAGCGGAATTCCTGGGCAGGATCATGCCCTCCGCCGAGGCGCTCGCTCTCGCCGGGCTCGAACCACTCGACTTGCGCGAAAAGGACGGCCACGCCATCATCGTCGCCAACAGCCTTTCGACCGGAACGGCGTGCCTGTGCCTCGAAGACGTCGCCCATCTCATCAACTGGGCACTGGCAGCGGTCGCCCTCAACTATGAGGCGTTCCGTTCTTCGCTCACCGCGATCGACGAGGATGCGCTCGCAGCACGGCCAGCCTTTGGCCAGCGCGAAATCGGCGCCCGATTGCGCACGGAGCTGGCGGGAAGCGGCCTGTGGAAGGACAAGGCAGCGCGGCGTCTGCAGGATCCGCTCAGCTATCGCTGCGTGCCGCAGGTCTGGGGCGGCCTGCTCCATGCGTTCGAACAGGCGCGGCTGGCGACCGAGATCGAACTGACCCATTCGGGCGACAACCCGGTGATCCTGGCCGAGGGCGAACGGGTGATTTCCAACGGCAATTTCGACCTCACGGCGATGACGCTGGCCTTTGAACAGCTTGGCCAGGCGCTGGCGCATTGCGCGGTCGGCACCGCCAATCGCTGCATGAAACTGATGTCGCCGACAATCGCCGACTTGCCGCGCTTCCTGTCGGCCAGGGGCGGCAGCCGCCAGGGCTATGCGGAACTGCAGAAACCGCTTTCCGCGCTGGAAGCCGAGATCCGGCATCTGGCCAACCCGATGTCGCTCAGCCCGCTGGCCGTTTCGGACGGCATCGAGGACCAGTCGTCGATGGCGCCGAGGGTGGTGGCCAAGACCGCCGAGATCATCGAGCGCATGCGCTATCTCGTGGCGATGGAACTGATCTTCGCGGCGACTGGCGTCGAGTTGCGCGGCGTCGTCGACAGTATGGGCGAAGGACCGCGGCGCACCTTTGCCGCGGTCCGCGCCCTTGTCAGCCCGCTCGACGACGACCGCGAGATGAGCACCGATATGACACGGATGGCGCGGATAGTGGCCGGTCCCCGGTACTGA
- a CDS encoding 2-hydroxyacid dehydrogenase — MTANTSPQAAEPFDPQSVYAVLICDLIGVRFGPDGKSDPSEVRVHIEAKGGRFHAAALGDKAGLEQGRVHFFYQPDLSTREELIEAAGDGRYDAVIAAATFLPSETVFPIAGVRIGAGTGNMGSRSWGGGSGEGGTAVLMNTPGINSRATAQMVMKAILKVLPDLPVDRLHQRVARGAFDTGRELRDFPTEKLEGKTIAIIGYGNIGREVAKLARAFGMRVVIHARPRHRDWIEAEGFVFAPDLIDAAEGADVLSVHVGLGKQDAQSGRYANAGIIGADVLSRMHKGAVLVNYDRGELVDVAALGEALDAGQLRHAAIDADLFSDASTGRLSGPMLPYLDLVERHGDKLELLPHAAADTDHPSRVAGAKQAVDQLFDVICRKAVTNARGTVPPGYHLLGATTPPGIGPVTADHLLKLTSCNCSELADVCDRQSRLWKALANTPPAERGMIVAEQGEELVRLIDRFCLLAEKLNLRGPYQ; from the coding sequence GTGACCGCAAACACCAGCCCACAGGCCGCGGAGCCGTTCGATCCGCAAAGCGTCTACGCCGTGCTGATCTGCGATCTGATCGGCGTACGCTTCGGACCTGACGGCAAGTCTGATCCGAGTGAAGTGCGTGTGCATATCGAGGCCAAGGGTGGCCGCTTTCACGCGGCAGCACTTGGCGACAAAGCGGGGCTTGAGCAGGGCAGGGTGCATTTCTTCTACCAGCCGGACCTCAGTACTCGCGAGGAACTGATTGAAGCCGCAGGCGACGGGCGCTACGACGCCGTCATCGCCGCCGCGACCTTTCTGCCCTCGGAGACCGTCTTTCCGATCGCCGGCGTGCGGATCGGCGCCGGCACCGGCAATATGGGATCGCGCTCCTGGGGTGGCGGCAGTGGCGAGGGCGGCACGGCAGTACTCATGAACACGCCCGGCATCAACAGCCGCGCCACGGCGCAGATGGTGATGAAGGCTATTTTGAAGGTGCTGCCGGATCTTCCGGTCGACAGGCTTCACCAGCGGGTGGCACGCGGCGCCTTCGACACCGGCCGGGAGTTGCGCGATTTTCCGACCGAAAAGCTCGAAGGCAAGACCATCGCCATCATCGGCTACGGCAATATCGGCCGCGAGGTCGCCAAGCTCGCCCGCGCCTTCGGCATGCGCGTGGTGATCCACGCGCGGCCGCGACATCGGGACTGGATAGAAGCCGAGGGTTTTGTCTTTGCGCCGGACCTCATCGATGCGGCTGAAGGCGCCGATGTGTTGAGCGTTCATGTCGGCCTGGGCAAGCAGGACGCGCAAAGCGGTCGCTACGCCAATGCCGGGATTATAGGCGCAGACGTCCTCTCCCGCATGCACAAGGGTGCAGTGCTGGTCAATTACGATCGCGGCGAGCTTGTCGATGTTGCGGCCCTTGGCGAGGCGCTGGATGCAGGGCAGCTGCGCCATGCCGCCATCGATGCCGACCTGTTCAGCGATGCCTCGACCGGGCGTCTGTCCGGTCCGATGCTGCCCTATCTCGACTTGGTCGAAAGGCATGGCGACAAACTTGAACTTCTGCCGCACGCCGCCGCCGATACCGACCATCCTTCGCGCGTCGCCGGCGCCAAGCAGGCCGTCGACCAGCTGTTCGATGTCATCTGTCGCAAAGCGGTGACCAATGCGAGAGGCACCGTGCCGCCCGGCTATCACTTGCTTGGAGCGACGACGCCCCCTGGCATCGGACCGGTGACGGCGGATCACCTTTTGAAATTGACTTCCTGCAACTGCTCCGAGCTGGCGGATGTCTGCGATCGGCAAAGCCGGTTGTGGAAGGCCCTTGCCAACACGCCGCCCGCCGAGCGCGGCATGATCGTCGCCGAACAGGGCGAAGAGCTTGTCCGGCTGATCGACCGTTTTTGCCTTCTGGCCGAGAAGCTGAATCTCAGGGGGCCTTACCAATAG
- a CDS encoding FAD-binding oxidoreductase: MTNFPFTEAMPIQFQAPLPKASEVVIIGGGVIGVTTALFLARRNISVTLLEKGRIAGEQSSRNWGWIRQQGRDAAELPVVIEAQRLWRQLADECGEDIGLKQTGVTYLARTDKEMAGFAKFLKIAETHGVDTRLLDQGETARLIPAMSRSFKGAMTTPSDMRAEPWVAVPALARLAAREGVTIIENCAARMLDISAGRVSGVWSEQGRIATSNAVVASGAWTSLFLRAHGVSIPQLSVRATVAATGPMPEMHAGAVADDHIAFRRRQDGGYTLASGGSNQLYVGPDAFRHMSKYVPALMANPFGTHYLPAAPRGFPDSWSTPRRWNADEESPFERMRILNPAPKTSALRDIDREFRALFPEFKTVPLKASWAGMIDAMPDVVPIVDRAAEIPGLVIATGMSGHGFGIGPGMGRIVSDLVQGNETGHNLHRFRQSRFSDGSPIELGPSL; this comes from the coding sequence TTGACAAATTTTCCCTTCACCGAAGCCATGCCGATCCAGTTTCAAGCGCCGTTGCCGAAGGCTTCGGAGGTTGTGATCATCGGCGGTGGCGTCATCGGCGTGACCACGGCCCTGTTCCTGGCGCGGCGGAACATTTCGGTGACATTGCTGGAAAAGGGGCGCATCGCCGGCGAGCAATCGTCGCGCAACTGGGGCTGGATCCGGCAGCAGGGTCGCGATGCCGCCGAACTGCCTGTTGTGATCGAAGCGCAACGCCTCTGGCGGCAACTGGCCGACGAGTGCGGTGAAGACATCGGGTTGAAGCAGACGGGCGTCACCTATCTGGCGCGAACGGACAAGGAGATGGCCGGCTTCGCCAAGTTCCTGAAAATCGCCGAGACCCACGGCGTCGACACGCGTCTCCTTGACCAAGGCGAAACAGCCAGGCTGATCCCGGCCATGTCGCGCTCCTTCAAGGGCGCGATGACCACCCCGTCAGACATGCGCGCCGAGCCCTGGGTCGCGGTGCCGGCGCTTGCTCGGTTGGCCGCCCGGGAGGGCGTCACGATCATCGAGAATTGTGCGGCGCGTATGCTCGACATATCGGCTGGACGCGTCAGCGGCGTCTGGAGCGAGCAGGGCCGTATCGCCACCTCGAACGCTGTCGTCGCGAGCGGTGCGTGGACGTCGCTCTTCCTGCGCGCCCACGGCGTCTCCATCCCGCAGCTCAGCGTCAGGGCCACCGTCGCCGCCACCGGACCCATGCCCGAAATGCATGCGGGCGCCGTCGCCGACGACCATATCGCATTCCGGCGCCGGCAGGATGGCGGTTACACGCTGGCATCGGGCGGCTCCAATCAGCTTTACGTCGGGCCTGACGCGTTTCGCCACATGAGCAAATATGTTCCCGCCTTGATGGCCAATCCTTTTGGCACCCACTATTTGCCGGCGGCGCCGCGAGGGTTTCCGGACAGCTGGTCGACCCCACGCAGGTGGAACGCGGACGAGGAAAGCCCGTTCGAACGGATGCGCATCCTCAATCCCGCCCCAAAAACCTCGGCGCTACGCGATATCGACCGCGAATTCAGGGCACTTTTCCCAGAGTTCAAGACAGTGCCGCTCAAGGCGAGCTGGGCGGGCATGATCGATGCGATGCCGGATGTCGTGCCGATCGTTGATCGTGCCGCCGAAATTCCGGGTCTCGTCATCGCCACCGGGATGAGTGGCCACGGCTTCGGCATCGGACCCGGGATGGGCCGTATCGTGTCCGACCTCGTCCAGGGCAACGAGACAGGACATAATCTTCACAGGTTCCGTCAGTCCCGGTTCAGCGACGGCAGCCCGATCGAGCTGGGACCCAGCCTCTAG